One window of the Archaeoglobus neptunius genome contains the following:
- a CDS encoding metallophosphoesterase: MGSVALHRVILTPEKAVILDNAAVIADLHLGFENVMQEKGVAIPRMQVREIIANVRNIVDRYGVDRIVVAGDLKHEFSRNLPYEWEDVREFVESVDVELEVVRGNHDNYLAAILAEYGIELKEYVRIGDYYVVHGHRDVEFDRIIMGHEHPAIKVRVRGGVYSYPCYLVVDDLNIVLPAFSPLMGGSDVLQNTFLSPVLNKAGKIEVYAVEDEVVYLGSLEDIQRVV; this comes from the coding sequence ATGGGTAGTGTTGCACTCCACCGTGTCATCCTCACACCAGAAAAGGCGGTGATTCTGGATAATGCTGCGGTTATAGCTGATCTGCACCTCGGATTTGAAAATGTAATGCAGGAGAAGGGCGTGGCGATTCCCAGAATGCAGGTCAGAGAGATTATTGCGAATGTCAGGAATATTGTGGACAGGTACGGGGTAGACAGAATAGTCGTGGCTGGTGATTTAAAGCACGAATTCAGCAGAAATCTTCCATACGAATGGGAGGACGTAAGGGAGTTTGTAGAGTCGGTTGATGTTGAACTGGAGGTGGTGAGGGGAAATCACGACAACTATCTTGCTGCAATCCTCGCAGAATATGGAATAGAGCTGAAAGAGTACGTCAGAATTGGGGACTATTATGTAGTGCACGGGCACAGGGATGTGGAGTTTGATAGGATTATAATGGGGCATGAACATCCAGCGATAAAGGTCAGGGTGAGGGGAGGGGTGTATTCTTACCCCTGCTACCTGGTTGTCGACGATTTAAATATAGTTTTGCCGGCCTTTTCTCCGCTTATGGGTGGAAGTGACGTTTTACAGAACACGTTTCTATCTCCAGTGCTGAATAAAGCAGGGAAAATTGAGGTTTACGCCGTTGAGGATGAGGTTGTATATCTTGGGTCACTGGAAGACATCCAGCGTGTCGTTTGA
- a CDS encoding KEOPS complex subunit Pcc1 — protein MARAEITFDGIDVDLGICIEPEIKSSISRAKLYQSGERLVLEIEADDVSDLRAAINSWLRLIKMGVEVNEVLRNE, from the coding sequence ATGGCGAGAGCTGAGATAACATTTGATGGTATTGACGTTGATCTGGGTATCTGCATAGAACCGGAAATTAAAAGTTCGATTAGCAGGGCAAAGCTTTATCAATCCGGCGAGAGGCTGGTATTAGAGATCGAAGCTGATGATGTTTCGGATTTGAGAGCAGCGATAAATTCGTGGTTGAGGTTAATCAAAATGGGTGTTGAGGTAAACGAGGTGTTGAGAAATGAGTGA
- a CDS encoding 4Fe-4S binding protein: MVSIVVLETCTGCGRCAEVCPFNVYEIAEDYAHALRAEDCIECCACVDACPEDAILLRSCL; the protein is encoded by the coding sequence ATGGTATCAATAGTCGTTCTCGAAACGTGCACGGGGTGTGGAAGATGTGCTGAAGTCTGCCCCTTCAATGTTTACGAAATTGCTGAAGATTACGCCCATGCACTAAGGGCCGAGGACTGCATAGAGTGTTGCGCATGCGTTGACGCCTGTCCGGAAGATGCCATCTTGCTCCGCTCGTGTTTATGA
- a CDS encoding tRNA pseudouridine(54/55) synthase Pus10, whose product MRVCKQCLSLIGKGELAEGECEACCNAFSRVEEFASMISSRLSEYEFETFNTGSRVWGSLRALQELLSLKGIDYDIKGKFNAELSRAISSKTGKIRSVNPDVTVIFDLETFDFEIEVRPVYIYGRYIKRVRNISQTRWVCGYCRGKGCEKCNFTGRKYGTSVEELISVPAVGMFLAMDAKLHGAGREDVDARMLGSGRPFVLEILGPKRRYVPLDELERVINTYAGGKVRVFDLEYADSARVREVKMERHRKRYRAKIIFETEVERKELLKALEQLRGEIRQRTPKRVLHRRADRLRIRRVFETELLFHSGKIAVVEIEAEAGLYIKELVSGDDGRTEPSLSSILGVKGKVEKLDVIEVMD is encoded by the coding sequence GTGCGAGTTTGCAAACAGTGCCTCTCTCTGATTGGAAAGGGTGAACTGGCTGAGGGCGAATGTGAGGCCTGCTGCAATGCCTTCAGCAGAGTGGAGGAGTTTGCCAGCATGATATCATCGAGGCTTTCAGAGTACGAGTTTGAAACCTTCAACACTGGTAGCAGAGTGTGGGGAAGTTTAAGGGCCCTGCAGGAACTCCTGTCTTTAAAGGGAATTGATTACGATATCAAGGGAAAATTCAATGCAGAGCTTTCCAGGGCCATATCTTCAAAAACAGGAAAAATAAGGTCGGTGAATCCAGATGTGACCGTGATCTTTGACCTCGAAACCTTTGATTTTGAAATAGAGGTAAGACCGGTTTACATCTACGGAAGATACATTAAAAGGGTGAGGAACATTTCCCAGACAAGATGGGTCTGTGGCTACTGCAGAGGGAAAGGCTGCGAGAAATGCAACTTCACCGGAAGAAAGTACGGTACGTCAGTTGAGGAGCTGATATCAGTACCGGCTGTTGGAATGTTCCTGGCGATGGATGCAAAGCTGCATGGTGCGGGGAGGGAAGATGTTGACGCCAGAATGCTCGGAAGCGGCAGACCATTCGTGCTGGAAATTCTGGGCCCAAAAAGAAGATATGTTCCTCTTGATGAACTGGAGAGGGTTATAAACACCTATGCAGGTGGGAAGGTCAGGGTTTTTGATCTGGAATATGCTGACTCAGCGAGGGTAAGGGAAGTTAAAATGGAGAGGCACAGAAAAAGGTACAGGGCCAAGATTATCTTTGAGACAGAGGTTGAGAGGAAGGAGCTTTTAAAGGCTCTTGAACAGCTCAGAGGAGAAATAAGGCAGAGAACGCCAAAAAGAGTTCTGCACAGAAGGGCAGACAGGCTGAGAATCAGGCGAGTGTTTGAAACCGAACTGCTCTTTCATTCGGGAAAAATTGCAGTCGTGGAAATCGAGGCAGAAGCGGGTCTGTACATCAAGGAACTTGTGAGTGGGGATGATGGGAGGACGGAGCCTAGTCTGTCGTCGATTCTGGGTGTAAAGGGAAAAGTGGAAAAACTGGATGTTATCGAGGTTATGGATTAG
- the ahaH gene encoding ATP synthase archaeal subunit H: MDKTEILEKIKQTEIKVEESIRAAEEEKKNKILEAKMKAREIIESAESEAAKIKEEIINSAKRQIESEKEEIRKRESKEIEEFARKGKDNVMKAVEFLYSEFVGMVEHA; this comes from the coding sequence ATGGATAAGACAGAAATTCTTGAAAAGATTAAGCAAACAGAGATTAAAGTTGAAGAAAGCATCAGGGCTGCAGAGGAGGAAAAGAAAAACAAAATTCTCGAGGCAAAGATGAAGGCGAGGGAGATAATCGAAAGTGCCGAGTCTGAGGCTGCGAAGATTAAAGAAGAAATCATCAATTCTGCAAAAAGGCAAATAGAATCAGAAAAAGAGGAAATCAGGAAAAGGGAATCCAAGGAGATCGAAGAGTTCGCCAGAAAAGGAAAAGACAACGTTATGAAGGCTGTGGAGTTTCTCTATAGTGAATTTGTAGGGATGGTGGAACATGCTTAA
- a CDS encoding AF1514 family protein produces MKEVKLKLDGEVTLDKAEKYARKIAEKYGENILLSLCNLKTGYRSPEVYCCGEKPWEVYARSRGANLKVVINEFEFFFNVENFENRA; encoded by the coding sequence ATGAAAGAGGTAAAGTTAAAGCTTGATGGGGAGGTCACCCTAGACAAGGCCGAAAAGTATGCAAGAAAAATCGCAGAAAAGTACGGAGAAAATATTCTTCTTTCTCTCTGCAACTTGAAAACAGGCTACAGATCGCCAGAGGTGTACTGCTGCGGAGAGAAGCCCTGGGAAGTTTATGCACGCAGCAGGGGTGCGAACCTGAAGGTCGTGATAAACGAGTTTGAATTCTTTTTCAATGTTGAAAATTTCGAAAATCGA
- a CDS encoding prefoldin subunit beta gives MSELPPQVQNLVAQLQQLQQQLQAVITQRAQVEAMLRDTEQALEELQKVEDDSPVYKAVGNVLVKEKKDDVIKELTEKKETYEIRIKTLQRQEEKLRERFAETQKKLQSILSPQAG, from the coding sequence ATGAGTGAGCTTCCCCCGCAGGTTCAGAACCTGGTGGCCCAGCTTCAGCAGCTTCAGCAGCAGCTTCAGGCAGTAATCACACAGAGGGCACAGGTAGAGGCAATGCTCAGGGATACTGAGCAGGCGCTTGAGGAGCTGCAGAAGGTTGAAGATGACTCCCCGGTTTACAAGGCAGTGGGCAATGTGCTGGTGAAGGAGAAGAAGGATGATGTGATAAAGGAGCTGACGGAGAAAAAGGAGACCTACGAAATACGGATAAAGACCCTTCAAAGGCAGGAGGAGAAATTAAGGGAACGCTTTGCCGAAACCCAGAAGAAACTTCAGAGCATCCTCAGTCCTCAGGCAGGATAA
- the purD gene encoding phosphoribosylamine--glycine ligase, translated as MKVLVVDAGGRGNAIAHAFSKSDRVKEIYVAPGNGGSEFFEKCRLAEFNGAKIPSIRAVDTIVKFAKMMDIDLAYIGPEEPLSLGIVDRLEEEGIPAIGPKKEATILESSKCWAKDFLRKIGVPIPRYANFDDPEEAKEYIKENFQDGIVVKADGLAAGKGVYVCESVDEAFRAVDEIMVQKKFGDAGNRVVVEERLKGIEVAFTALSDGKTVKPFGHAKDYKRAFDKDDLEGLRDFYIGLTRKFYTKAQIEQLFREGKLINPNTGGMGAVSPHPDVGPEIEKKILDMVAEPIVRKFRELEGIEFKGVLYPVIMLVEEGGELVPKVLEINVRDCDPGTEAKMPRLESDIAEISMAIIEGELENTDIKFSSDYCVAVCAVSGALKGREGLKPGYPADHYTSQPISGIEVAMKEATIYANGIAKNDGGYVTTGGRVLTVVGKGESIETARGRAYSALSRISFPGMRYRKTIGLDVEE; from the coding sequence ATGAAGGTTCTTGTTGTTGATGCTGGCGGCAGAGGTAACGCAATTGCTCACGCTTTTTCAAAAAGTGATAGAGTAAAAGAAATTTATGTTGCGCCCGGCAACGGGGGTAGCGAATTTTTCGAAAAGTGCAGGTTGGCCGAGTTTAACGGAGCTAAAATTCCATCCATTAGAGCAGTGGATACTATTGTAAAGTTCGCTAAAATGATGGACATTGATCTCGCCTACATCGGGCCTGAGGAGCCTCTGAGCCTGGGAATAGTTGACAGGCTCGAAGAGGAGGGAATTCCCGCAATAGGACCTAAAAAGGAAGCTACGATTCTTGAATCGAGCAAATGCTGGGCTAAGGATTTCCTGAGAAAAATCGGAGTTCCAATACCAAGATACGCCAACTTTGACGATCCGGAGGAAGCGAAAGAGTACATAAAAGAAAACTTTCAGGATGGTATTGTAGTAAAGGCCGATGGACTGGCAGCCGGTAAAGGTGTTTACGTCTGTGAATCCGTTGATGAAGCGTTCAGAGCTGTTGACGAGATAATGGTTCAGAAAAAGTTCGGTGATGCGGGAAACAGAGTGGTGGTTGAGGAAAGATTGAAGGGTATTGAAGTCGCCTTTACAGCCCTGAGTGATGGAAAAACTGTCAAGCCGTTCGGACATGCCAAGGATTACAAACGTGCGTTTGATAAAGACGATCTGGAAGGGCTGAGAGATTTCTACATAGGACTGACAAGGAAGTTCTACACAAAGGCACAGATAGAGCAGCTTTTCAGAGAGGGCAAGCTCATAAATCCAAATACCGGTGGAATGGGTGCGGTAAGCCCACACCCCGATGTGGGTCCGGAGATTGAGAAAAAAATACTTGACATGGTAGCTGAGCCGATTGTCAGGAAGTTCAGGGAACTTGAGGGAATCGAATTCAAGGGGGTTCTCTATCCGGTCATCATGCTCGTGGAAGAAGGCGGAGAACTGGTCCCAAAAGTGCTTGAAATAAACGTGAGAGACTGCGATCCCGGAACTGAGGCCAAAATGCCGAGACTCGAAAGCGACATCGCAGAAATTTCAATGGCAATAATAGAAGGTGAGCTCGAAAATACGGACATCAAATTCAGCAGTGATTATTGCGTTGCGGTTTGTGCAGTAAGCGGTGCTTTGAAGGGTAGAGAGGGATTGAAGCCTGGCTATCCTGCGGATCACTACACGAGTCAGCCAATAAGCGGCATTGAGGTAGCCATGAAGGAAGCCACGATCTATGCAAATGGAATAGCGAAAAACGATGGCGGATACGTTACCACAGGAGGAAGAGTTCTCACCGTGGTTGGCAAAGGGGAAAGCATCGAGACAGCAAGGGGAAGGGCTTACTCCGCCCTCAGCAGGATCAGCTTTCCGGGCATGAGATACCGGAAAACGATCGGTCTGGATGTCGAGGAGTGA
- a CDS encoding DEAD/DEAH box helicase, producing the protein MLNRKLREAVRSVGIEELTDLQLEAFRKISSGKDVLIIAPTGSGKTEAALIPVLNRILETGYEEGILALYITPLRALNRDMLRRIRKISEIVGISVDVRHGDTPDSERLRQSKNPPHLLITTPETFQILFLGKRLRKALKNVKFVIIDEIHELIDSERGVQLSIAIERLRELSRFQTIGLSATVSRPEVVSGFVGTDAEIVEWKVEKEYDVRVVKPRPDDRTGRELGVDGDIGGELRFIADVVKKYGPALIFVNTRQTAEALGVKLKRLLKCEVHHGSLSREARVEAEEKFASGELEALICTSSMELGIDIGHVEVVVQYGSPRQAVRLVQRVGRSGHGLGRSSRGYIVASSFDDILESMAIVRRAEEGLLEDADIHFGSLDVLANQICAMALEYGRIAAKDAYRIVRRAHPYRTLSFEEFELVCEYLRDIGKIFYDEGEIGARRNTRRYFYDNISMIPDERRYRVVDITSGRTIGSLDESFLSTFSGEIFAMKGELWRVLSVDDVVKVEPVSVEGEIPSWAGEEIPVPFEVAQDVGKIRKWIGGIVRSRGEKAAIETLKEYVGKEGAEAVVEVLAKQIEGGFLIPDDSRIVVDGSGGIVVVNACFGHKVNETVGKILALLLTARRGGNVAVEIDPYRIKLSPARPEDVSDLLRSIEPESVEFLAERSVFDTKLMQWKVVNAARKFGLIDRGDELSRINLRSLVVKLKDTPVYREALREIFVEKMDIERSREIFRGIGDGRIEISTYEEMSPISMVSRGKNLDILSVRSPEAILRAFRRRLENEVCKVYCLNCKASYSEKVENFSKFTCIRCGSRMIAVFNSRRDVGDFKKEELFKLANLVMGYGKRAVYALSTYGIGAETASRLLSRYYLSEDDFFKALIEAERNYVRTRRFWD; encoded by the coding sequence ATGCTGAACAGGAAACTCAGGGAGGCCGTCAGGTCTGTTGGGATAGAAGAACTTACAGATCTTCAGCTAGAGGCATTCAGGAAGATATCCTCCGGGAAGGACGTGCTGATAATCGCACCCACCGGGAGTGGAAAAACTGAAGCGGCACTCATTCCCGTTCTTAACAGGATTCTCGAAACTGGTTATGAAGAGGGAATACTGGCCCTGTACATCACACCTCTGAGAGCTCTGAACAGGGACATGCTGAGAAGAATCAGAAAGATTTCAGAGATTGTCGGAATTAGCGTGGATGTCAGGCATGGAGACACCCCAGACTCGGAAAGATTAAGACAGTCGAAAAACCCGCCCCATCTGCTGATTACCACTCCTGAGACCTTTCAGATCCTTTTCCTCGGAAAAAGGCTGAGGAAAGCCCTGAAAAATGTGAAGTTTGTAATAATTGATGAAATCCATGAACTGATTGACAGCGAGAGAGGTGTGCAGTTAAGCATTGCCATTGAAAGGCTCAGGGAGCTGTCCAGATTTCAGACTATTGGTCTGTCGGCTACTGTCAGCAGACCTGAGGTTGTTTCCGGGTTTGTCGGGACAGATGCTGAAATCGTGGAATGGAAAGTGGAGAAGGAGTATGATGTGAGGGTTGTAAAGCCCAGGCCTGATGACAGGACGGGAAGGGAGCTTGGTGTTGATGGGGATATAGGAGGAGAATTGAGATTCATTGCCGATGTTGTTAAAAAATATGGGCCTGCCCTAATTTTTGTAAACACACGTCAGACGGCAGAGGCACTGGGTGTGAAGCTCAAGAGGCTTTTGAAATGTGAAGTGCACCATGGCAGCCTTTCGAGGGAGGCCAGGGTTGAGGCAGAGGAGAAATTTGCAAGCGGTGAGCTCGAAGCTCTCATCTGCACATCTTCGATGGAGCTGGGGATAGATATCGGCCATGTGGAAGTTGTGGTTCAATATGGCAGTCCGAGACAGGCTGTGAGATTGGTGCAGAGAGTCGGGAGAAGCGGACACGGTCTTGGAAGATCATCCCGCGGTTACATTGTTGCAAGCAGTTTCGATGATATTCTGGAATCGATGGCCATCGTGAGAAGGGCGGAGGAGGGACTGCTTGAGGATGCGGATATTCACTTCGGAAGTCTTGACGTTCTCGCAAATCAGATATGTGCCATGGCTTTAGAGTATGGCAGGATTGCAGCGAAAGATGCCTACAGGATTGTGAGAAGAGCACATCCTTACAGAACTCTTAGTTTTGAGGAATTCGAGCTTGTCTGTGAATATCTGAGAGATATTGGAAAGATCTTCTATGATGAGGGCGAAATTGGGGCCAGAAGAAATACAAGGAGATATTTTTACGACAACATATCCATGATTCCTGATGAGAGGAGATACAGGGTTGTTGACATCACAAGTGGGAGGACAATAGGGTCTCTAGATGAAAGCTTTCTCTCCACCTTCAGCGGTGAGATATTCGCAATGAAAGGCGAGCTGTGGAGGGTTCTGAGTGTTGATGATGTTGTTAAAGTCGAGCCCGTCTCGGTTGAGGGTGAGATACCTTCCTGGGCTGGAGAGGAAATCCCTGTACCCTTTGAGGTGGCTCAGGATGTTGGAAAAATCAGGAAGTGGATTGGCGGTATTGTGAGATCCAGGGGTGAGAAAGCTGCAATTGAGACTCTAAAAGAGTACGTTGGCAAGGAAGGGGCCGAAGCCGTTGTTGAAGTGCTTGCAAAACAGATCGAAGGTGGGTTTCTGATTCCAGATGACAGCCGTATTGTGGTGGACGGATCAGGTGGAATTGTGGTGGTCAACGCATGTTTCGGACACAAGGTGAACGAGACAGTTGGAAAAATACTGGCCCTCCTCCTCACAGCCAGAAGAGGAGGCAATGTTGCGGTTGAGATAGATCCATACAGGATAAAACTATCTCCCGCGAGACCTGAAGACGTTTCAGACCTTTTGAGATCTATCGAGCCAGAAAGCGTCGAGTTTCTGGCAGAGCGCTCAGTTTTTGACACAAAGCTCATGCAGTGGAAGGTTGTGAACGCTGCCAGAAAGTTTGGACTGATAGATAGAGGGGATGAACTAAGCAGAATCAATCTCAGGAGCCTGGTGGTTAAGTTAAAAGACACTCCAGTTTACAGGGAAGCGTTGAGAGAAATTTTTGTTGAGAAGATGGATATCGAGAGGTCAAGAGAGATTTTCAGAGGTATTGGGGATGGAAGGATTGAGATATCAACTTATGAAGAGATGAGCCCGATAAGCATGGTTTCAAGGGGGAAAAATCTGGACATACTCTCGGTCAGATCTCCCGAGGCGATACTCAGGGCCTTCAGAAGGAGGCTTGAAAATGAGGTATGCAAGGTATACTGCCTGAACTGCAAGGCGAGTTACTCGGAAAAGGTCGAGAACTTCAGTAAGTTTACATGCATAAGATGCGGATCAAGAATGATAGCCGTTTTCAATTCAAGGAGGGATGTTGGTGACTTCAAAAAGGAAGAGCTTTTCAAACTGGCAAATCTGGTCATGGGATATGGAAAGAGGGCGGTTTATGCCCTTTCTACCTATGGAATAGGGGCTGAAACTGCCTCTCGGTTGCTCTCGAGGTATTACCTTTCCGAAGATGATTTCTTCAAGGCTCTTATCGAGGCGGAGAGAAACTACGTGAGAACGAGGAGGTTCTGGGATTGA
- a CDS encoding DUF362 domain-containing protein: MSDVFYVNPRAEVSDPSKWYQPELSLIRKLERLIDESGILDIISKGDIVAVKTHFGDRGTTRTLRSVFVRTVVNKVREAGGRPFVTETTGLGLTRLRSTAYGRLTVAEENGYTQQTLNAPIIIADGLLGFDFVEVPVKGRHLSSVKVAKGIAECDAVICCTHFKLHMQAGVGGSLKNVGVGCVAKPSKFDIHLSRYPEIDREKCTECDRCVTICPSNAIENYRVITEKCVKCLGCSEVCKDGAVKTSWVFGREVSERVVECARGVLDVNDNFAYLNFLVDVTPHCDCHPYSDIPLVPDLGILASRDILSIDKASIDMYLAAQICGDALIKDGRFWEWTDIEAMLNYAAELELGSLDYEIKDVS, from the coding sequence ATGAGCGACGTGTTTTACGTAAATCCCAGAGCAGAAGTTTCCGACCCTAGCAAATGGTACCAGCCTGAGCTGAGTCTTATTAGAAAACTTGAGAGGTTGATTGACGAAAGTGGAATTCTCGACATCATCTCGAAGGGGGATATCGTTGCCGTAAAAACACACTTCGGGGACAGGGGAACCACAAGAACTCTGAGAAGCGTTTTTGTAAGGACGGTGGTGAACAAGGTTAGAGAGGCCGGTGGAAGACCGTTTGTTACAGAAACCACAGGTCTGGGACTGACCAGATTGAGGAGTACCGCATACGGCAGACTGACAGTTGCAGAGGAAAATGGATACACCCAGCAGACCCTGAATGCTCCGATTATAATAGCGGACGGTCTTCTCGGCTTCGACTTTGTTGAGGTGCCAGTAAAGGGCAGACATCTCAGCAGCGTTAAGGTGGCGAAAGGTATTGCGGAGTGTGATGCCGTAATCTGCTGCACACACTTCAAACTGCACATGCAGGCAGGAGTGGGTGGAAGCTTGAAAAACGTCGGGGTCGGATGTGTTGCCAAGCCTTCAAAATTTGATATACATCTCTCCAGATACCCAGAAATTGATCGGGAAAAGTGCACAGAATGTGACAGGTGTGTAACAATTTGCCCATCAAACGCAATTGAAAACTACAGGGTGATAACAGAGAAATGTGTCAAGTGCCTCGGGTGTTCGGAAGTTTGCAAGGATGGGGCTGTAAAAACTTCCTGGGTTTTCGGCAGGGAGGTTTCGGAAAGAGTCGTGGAGTGTGCCAGAGGCGTGCTGGATGTTAACGATAACTTCGCATATCTCAACTTCCTTGTGGATGTTACTCCCCACTGTGACTGTCACCCATACAGTGACATCCCGCTTGTTCCGGACCTCGGAATATTGGCCTCCAGAGACATTCTCTCAATTGACAAGGCAAGTATTGACATGTATCTTGCAGCACAGATTTGCGGTGATGCTTTAATAAAGGACGGGCGGTTCTGGGAATGGACTGACATTGAGGCCATGCTCAATTATGCCGCAGAGCTTGAACTGGGTAGTCTGGATTACGAGATAAAGGACGTAAGCTAA